In Anopheles bellator chromosome 2, idAnoBellAS_SP24_06.2, whole genome shotgun sequence, the genomic stretch CATACGAGAAAAGTATCTAAGCTCATTTCTGCAAACAAACGAGGTAAGACTTTATATTTGTGACGAATAAACGTGGGCTTAATACTAACTTTAGCTTCCATGGTAGATCCCCGTTGATTCCGATTCCTCTGTTCTCACAGACCGCAACGAtgcaattaattttgattACCATATCGACGAACAAAATGGGAGTGTTTTACAAACGTAACCGAACAAATTTTGATGAACCTAACTGTAgtcttttgcttttttcaaTATCGTTATCATCTGTTTACACTTCTGTGGTGGGGTGGGTTAGGGTGGGTTTATGGGCCAAGGTTGAAACTCTGACGCGAAACTGTCAGAAACTGTCGCGAAACTGAGCAGGTTGCATAAACACACCGCGAAGCAAGAATTTGCATTCAAGCAAACACCGTTGGCAACGACCGTTGGCCGAGTCTCTAACTCTAGCAAAACGATCTTCTCGATCTACAGGTCTGCCTTCTGCCTTCTGATTCTGCAGGTCGGTTTCCGAAATGGTAAAGGGTCATTTTCAGTCACCGAAACGGAGTTTATGAAGCGAAAATTATATCAACTTTTCGCATGTGCCCAAAGACCGACCACCACTTTTCagctttttttgctttgttgaCGTCTTACTTATTTGACGTTCACAACTCACTCGACGTAAAGTTCGTGTCCTAGAAAAGTCACTCTGTTTTGACTGTGAAAGTCGCCGTACGTATAACTTTTCTTAGCGGTTTTCTTTCGCAGAGTTTGGTGTTTTGAATcatgataataataaatatcgGCGGTTGAATCGGcggttaataaataataattgaattaataaatacTAAAGCAGAAGCGTTTTAGAAAAatacttttattttccaatatAAGCCCTACTACTTCAAAATATCTTCTCTGATGGACGGATTCTGTTGTGTTATGTAAATACTAAgtttacatattttaaaatacattcAATGCTCTGTTTCGCGAGATTTCTGCATTCGAAACATGTTTGCTTGGATACAACTACCTTTGTGGAACACCGCTTAAGCTGCTCCTCGCATCTCGTTAACCACTTAAGATCATGTTCATAACGCTCTATCACGGCTATCACGGCAATGATAGGATATATCGCGAACAAATCCGGCGGGACAAAAGATGACATGTAGCCGTACTGTCGATAAAGCAACGACGGAATGTGAGCTCTCTACTTTCTATTGCAGGACTAGCAATATACTAAGCATAGCGAGCAAGGCAAGTGGAATCGATGGCAAACTGGCGGACCCATTACGTGGCGTTTGCGTAATACctggaaaacaaatcaatcgatcaGTTTCAGTAAAGTTATTAGTACAAAAAGTATCAACCTCGGCCacgataattgaattaatatttttttttcgatctcCGGTATGAAACTGTATGGcgaaaaaatcatttcgaGCCCTTCTTGGCAAGTGTGCCGATAGtcgaaagaaataattaaatggaTTTACCCATCTTAAACTGTATTGGCGGGCTGGACATTCTTCCATCACCGACGTTGCTGAACGCCAAAATGCGTAGATTGTACGATTTTCCTgttaaagagaaaaaagaacacaTACAACGGTTGAGTTAGTTGTTGAAGAGCGTCATGgcagaaatcaattattcCGACAGTCAAATTGTATGCCCCATTCTACTTACCGGGTGTTAAGTATGATGTTTCGTCTCtgtaattattaaaaaaacaataaattaatttaaatttaaatagatgTACGACGCTAAGAAACCTACCTTTAGCACGCGCACGTCCCTCGGCGTCAGAAAGGACTGCCCTGGGTGTGACGTGCGCCATGGGCTCCAACTGTTGGCAGAGCGGACCAAGCAACATCTGCGCAGTTGGCGCTCGGCTGCCGCAAAATACCGTCAGACCGAACGGTTTGCCCGGTGGCCTGGTATCCATATCCCGCACCCTTCCAAGCACAACCCAAGATAGTATCTTTGGGTTGTCCAACTGCTTGAAGGGTGCCcaatccacaaacaaatccAACACGGTTGACGGTCGTGCTGTCTGCCGTGCTATAGCCTCTTCTGTAATTAAATAGTGTTACATTATAATATAGTTATTAATGATAATAAAGTTTTGGAGGTGTACTTACTCACATCACGCTGCCAGAAGCTCGCTGGCATAGGAAGGCCAGTGACATCCTGAAGCGTGATGTTCCACGGCATCTTCAGCACGGCCCGTGGGTCCCTCGGCAAGCCCGGTATCATTTGCTCCAGAACGCAAATCATTTGGGCAAAAGTTGCCGATGGGCTTTGCATCGGGCTTCGTTCGCATACCTCCTCTATTTGACTATAAAGGTCAACCAACCATTCATAGTCAAAAGCGGTAGCGGGAAGGGGAAGGGCATTCAACTCCTCACAGTCGCTGTCGCTGTGATAGTCGTTATAAC encodes the following:
- the LOC131210656 gene encoding uncharacterized protein LOC131210656 — encoded protein: MQSPSATFAQMICVLEQMIPGLPRDPRAVLKMPWNITLQDVTGLPMPASFWQRDVKEAIARQTARPSTVLDLFVDWAPFKQLDNPKILSWVVLGRVRDMDTRPPGKPFGLTVFCGSRAPTAQMLLGPLCQQLEPMAHVTPRAVLSDAEGRARAKGRFLSVVHLFKFKLIYCFFNNYRDETSYLTPGKSYNLRILAFSNVGDGRMSSPPIQFKMGITQTPRNGSASLPSIPLALLAMLSILLVLQ